GATCGTGTATGATCCGGCGCGCGGGCTCATGGAGGGCGGGGCGAGTTCGCGGGGCGAGCGCAACTACGCGCTCGGGTGGTAGCGCCGGGTCAGTCGTCGTTTGACCTTCCTCACGACAAGGGGGGGGATGCTGTGGACGTCGGCGTTACTCTGCCCACCCAGGGCCCGCTCGCCACGCCGGATGCTGTCGCAACAATCGCCCGGCAGGCGGAGGCGCTCGGCTTCGGTTCGCTGTGGGTGACCGACCACATCGCGATGCCGCTTCGCTCCGGCAGCAAATACCCGTACAGTGCGGACGGCAGCCTTCCGTGGGACCCGGCGATCCCCTACCTCGACGCGCTGACGGTCCTGGCCTGGGTCGCCGCGCTGACGCGCTCCGTCCGGCTCGGGACCTCGGTGCTCGTGCTGCCGATGCGGCACCCGCTGCCGGTGGCCAAGGCGGTGGCCACGCTGGACGTCCTCTCCGGGGGGCGCGCGGTGCTTGCGGTCGGCGCCGGCTGGTTCGAGGAGGAGTTCGTGCTGCTCGGCCAGGCGTTCCACGACCGCGGGCGCCGGCTCGTAGACGCGGTGCGCCTGCTGCGGGCCTGCTGGGGGCCTGATCCGGTCCGGTACCGCGGCGAGTTCTACGACCTGCCGGCGTTTGCGATGGCGCCGAAACCGCCGCAGGGGAGCCGCCTGCCGGTGCTGGCCGGCGGCGAGGGCGACGCGGCGCTCCGCCGCGTCGCCGCGGTGTGCGACGGCTGGCAGCCGCTCGGACTCGCCCCCGACGCATATCGTGAACGCGCCGAGAAACTGCTGGCGTACGCCGCGCGGCACCAGCGGGCGCCGGCGGACCTCTGGCTGACGGCGCGCGTCGGTCGGGGCACGCCCGTCACGCGCGAGCTGTGCGACCGGTACGCGGCGGCGGGCGCCCGCACGCTCATCTTGGACCCGCCCTACCGCACGCTGACGCTTGACGCGGCGCGGGCGTTTCTCGACGACCTCGCCCGGACGGTGGGCGCGCGGCCCGCGCCGGCCTAAGCGGGTCACTCAAGTCCCGCGCGAAATACGGAGACCACGCGCGCCGCGCGAGCGCGCCCCCGCGCTCCGGCGCGCATCCGCCCACCCGACGCCGGCGCCGGTCGCTGCCCGGAGACGGTCGGCGAGTTGCGCCTGGTGATACTGAATGTGGCGAATGTTGATGATCTGGTGCTCCATCTTGGGAACCTTATACCAGCTAAACCCGCTGTGTGGATCGTTGAGATCGAGCGCATCGACGGCGTCGTCGACCGTTGAGTCGCAGATCCTCCAGTAGGCCATCACCTCGGCTTTGGTATACGGTCGGCGGGTCCGGAGGGGCGCGTCCATGCGCTGTATCCCTCGCTGGTGGTGTTCCCATGGCCGAAAAGTCCAGTTGCTCGGCTGGAGATACAGATGCGTGTAATAGAGCGTGTGGTACGCGATCCGCCAGATTGGATTGGCGTGCCCGTCCCTGCCGATCCACAGGTCATCGGGACATCGTCTGATGGCCGCCCGCAGCATCGCCAGGGTGGCGTGATACTGGCTCTTCAGCGCCGAGCGCAATGCGTCGATCGGAGGAGCGGGATGCGCCGAGCGTGCCTGCTTGCCCATGGCTGACCTCCAGGGAAGAACGGGAGAGGCCGGACCGGTCACATACTGCCGTATTCACGCCCGTTTGGGGCTCTCCCCGTCATGCCTACGAGTTCTGTGGCCCCGCTCAGCGCGTCGCCGGACCGCCCCGCCGTGAGCTCGTTCAGACATTTGCGCGCGGCGGGGCCGATTGATACCATGGGCGCATGAACCGCTTCGCCGGATCATCCGCGCAACGGCCTCGCGAGTGCATCTGTCCTCCGCGGAGGTAGCACGCCTCCGCTTCCCGGCGTTTCTGCACATCTCGTAGCACGGCCAATCGAACATTTGGGCGCCTCGTAGAGGCGATCCTGGGGGTGTCTCATGGAGACGTGGAGTCCCCGCCTGGGGATTGTGTATGAGCATCCGGAGTGGTTTGCGCCGCTCTTCGCCGGGCTCGACGCGCGCGGCGTCCCGTACGACCGCCTCGATGCGAGCGCGCACCGCTTCGATGTCGATGCGGAGTTGCCGCCGTGGACGCTGGTGCTCAACCGGATGAGCCCGTCGGCCTACCTGCGGGGGCACGGCCAGGCCATCGTGTACGCGCGCGAGTTTCTCCGCTATCTCGAGGCGTCCGGCGTGGACACGATCAACGGCGCGGACGCGTTCGCGCTCGAAACCTCCAAAGCGTCGCAGTTGCTGCTGCTTCGCCGGTTGGGCCTGCGGGCGCCGCGCACCCGTGTGATCAACCACGCGAGTCAGGCGGCCGCGGCCGCGGGCGGCCTCAGGTTTCCCGTGGCGGTGAAGCCGAACATCGGCGGGAGCGGCGCCGGGATCCGGCGCTTCGACCGGCCCGACGAGCTCGAGGCGGCGGCCGCGGCCGGCACGCTCGACTTGGGCATCGACCACACGGCACTCGTGCAGGAGTTTCTACCCGCGCGGGACGGCCATATCGTGCGCGTGGAAGTGCTCGACGGGCGGGTGCTCTACGCGATCAAGGTGTTTCCGAAGCCCGGCGGCTTCAACCTCTGCCCCGCGGACATCTGCCAGACCGATGGCGCCGACGCCGACCCGCGGGCCGCGCCCGCGGCCGCGGATGCCGTCCCGGCCGCCGGTGCTGTGAGCGCGGACCTCTGCCCGGTCGACCTGCCGAAGGTGGCGCTGCGGGTCGAGCGCGCGACGCCGCCGGAGGCGGTCTGCGGCGACGCGCTGGCGATCGCGCGCGAGGCGCGGCTCGACTTGGTGGGGATCGAGTATCTTGTGAACGATCGGGACGGCCGCGTCTATTACTACGACATCAACGCCCTGTCGAACTTCGTGTCGAACGCGCCCGCGATTATCGGCTTCGATCCTTACGTCGTGCTGGCGGAGTATCTCGTCGCGCGGCTCGGGATGCGCCGGGCCGACCGCACCGATCGGACGCCGGTACGCGCAGGCTAGCGGCCCCCTTGGTCGGGACGGTCCGTCATACGTGCGGCCCCCCGGCGGATGCCGGGGGGCCGCGTGCGGTACGCGCCGGCGCAGGGGGGTGCGCCGCCGCTACCGGTACTACATCAGGTATAACGTCGGCGCGGCCGCGTGTAGTTCCGGGGCGGGCTGCTCCGGGGCCGCCCGTCAGTCCAAGTCGGCGAACTGCAGGCGGTACAAGGTCGCGTAGATGCCGCCGCGCGCCAGCAGCGCATCGTGCGTTCCTTCTTCGACGATACGGCCCTTGTGCAGCACGAGGATCCGGTCGACGTAGCGGACCGTGGAGAGCCGGTGCGCAATCACGATCGCGGTCCGGCCGCGGAGCGCCGCCGTCATCGCCCGTTGGATCAGCGCCTCGGTCTCGGCATCCACACTGCTCGTCGCCTCATCGAGGATCAGCAGAATTTCCGGCTGGGCGGCGAGCGCGCGCGCAAACGCGATCAGCTGCTTCTGGCCCGACGACAACCCGGCGCCACGCTCATGGAGTTCGGTGGCGTACCCGCGCGGCAGCGCTTCGATGAACCGGGCCGCCCCGGTCTGCTCGGCGGCGCGCTGGACGTCAGCGTCCGAGATGGCCGGGTCGCCGAGGCGGATGTTGTCCGCGATCGTCCCGGAGAACAAAAACACGTCCTGCAGCACGAGCCCGACGTGCCGCCGCAGATCCCGCTGGCGGAGCCGGCGCACGTCCATGCCGTCCACGAGCACCTGTCCCCGCTGGGGATCATAGAACCGCCCGAGAAGGTTGATGACGGACGTTTTCCCTGCGCCGGTGTGGCCGACGAGCGCGACGCGTTCACCGGGCCGGATCGCGAACGAGACGCCGCGGAGCGCCCACGCCGTCTTCCGCGGGGCCTCTCGTGGAGTCTCCCGCCCCGCCTGTCGCGGGGCAGGCGGGGCAGGCGCGGCCCCGTTCTCCCCGTAGGCGAACCACACGTCGCGGAACTCAATCGCGCCCCGGACGGGCGCAAGCGGCGCGGGTTCCGCCGCGTCTTCGATGGTCACCGGTTCGTCCAGGACCCGGAAAATGCGCTCCGACGACGCCATGGCGGCCTGGAAGATGTTGAACTTGTCCGCGAGATCCCGCAGCGGGTCGAAAAAGCGCTCGGCGTATTGGATCGCGGCGACGAGGACGCCGAGGGTGGCGACTCCTCGGGCGATCTGCCCGCCGCCGTACCAGAGCAGGAGCGCGACGCCGAGCGCGCCGAGAAACTGAATCGCCGGATAGAATTGGGAGAAATTGCGGGTCGCCGTCAGGCTGGCCTCCAGGTGGGCCGCGTTGAGGTCGTCGAACGCCCGCAGCCGCCGTGGCTCCTGGGTAAACAGCTGCGTCACGGTCATCCCGGTGATCTGCTCGTTCAGGTAGGCGTTGATGCGGGCGAGGCGCGTGCGCACGGCGCGGTACGCTTCCCGCGACCGCAGGCGGAAGCGCTCCGTCGTCACGTAGACGATCGGCAGCACGGCAAACACCGCGAGGGCGAGCCGCCAGTCCATCCACAGCATGACGGCCAGGATGCCGATCATCGTGAAGATGTCCCCGAAAATCGCGACGGCGCCCGACGTGATGAGCTCGTTGAGCGCGTCGACATCGTTGGTCACCCGCGTGACGAGGCGCCCGACCGGCGTCCGCGAAAAGAAGCTCATCGACAGGCCTTGGAGATGCGTCACCATTTGTGCGCGCAGATCGGCCATCACGCGCTGGCCGACCGCCTGCATCAGGTAGCTCTGCGCCCAGCGGGCGCCGAAGCCGGCGGTCAGCACGGCGAGGTACACGGCGGCCAGGCCCCCGAGCCCGCGCATGTCCGCGCCCGTCCGGCCCCCGCCGGACGGCGGCGCGATGTACCGGTCGATGCCCACCCGGTACAAGGACGGACCGGCGAGGTCCGCGAGCGAGGCGAGGAGCAGGAGCGCGATCGCGAGCCCGACCGTCGCCGCATACGGGCGGACGTATCCGAGCAACCGCCGCACCAGCCGCGCGTCGTAGGCCCGCCCGAGGATCGGATCTTCGTCGAAGACCGCGCTCATGCGTCGGGGCCCCGGGAGCCGTCCGCACGAGGCGCCGTCGTAGTACCCGCCGCCTTCGCCGCCGCGTCACCGGGCCCGGTCTCGTCGGGGTCGGCCGCTTCCAGGGCCTCGCGGAGCAACTCGCGCTCATAGAGATCGGCGTACAGGCCGCCTCGTGCGACCAACTCTTGGTGCGTCCCCTGGTCGACCACCCGGCCGGCGTCGAGGACGACGATCCGGTCCGCGCCCCGGATCGTCGAGATGCGGTGCGCGATGACGATGCTCGTGCGTGTCGTCATGACCTCTCGCAGGTGCCGCAGGATGGCCTGCTCGGTCTGGGTGTCGACGCTGCTCAGCGCGTCGTCGAGAATGAGGACGCGCGGGTCGCGCACCACGGCCCGGGCCAGCGTCGCCCGCTGGCGCTGTCCGCCGGACAGCGTGACGCCCCGTTCGCCGACCATCGTCTCGTAGCCCAGCGGAAAGTCCGCGGCGTCGACGGCGATCTGCGACACCACGCCGGCGTGGAGGACCTGCGTCCGGTCCGCCGCAGCGGCGGCCCCAAAGGCGATGTTCTCGTAGAGGGTGTCCGAGAACAGGAACGGTTCCTGCGGCACGACGGCCACGGCGGCGCGCAGGGCCGCGAGCGGCAGGTGGCGCACGTCGTGGCCGTCCAGCAGCACCTGGCCCTCGGTGGGGTCGAGAATCCGCGGGATGAGCGACACGAGTGTCGTCTTGCCGGCCCCCGTCGGTCCCACGATCGCGACGGTTCGGCCGGCGGGAATGACGAGGTCGACGTCGCGAAGGGCCGCCGTTCCCTCGCGCACGACGCTTGTGCGGCGGAACGTGATCTCCCCCCGGATGTCCCCGATCACGAGCGGGGAGGCCGGATCGTCGATGCCCGGTGCCTCCGCGAAAATGGCATCGAGCCGGGCCATCGACGCGCGGCCCTGCTGCCAGAGATTCGTGACCCAACCGAGCGCGATCATCGGGAAGCTCAGCCGGGCCAGATAGTACGAAAACTGCACCATCTGCCCGAGCGTCAGGGTTCCGCGGATCACGGCGCCGCCACCCTGCCACAGCAGGACGACCGAGGCGACGCCGAGGATGAGCCCGATCGAGGGCCACAGGGCGCCCTGGGCCCGGGCCAGACTCAGGTTCGCGCGGACGACGTCGTTCGACGCCGCCTGGAACCGGGCCAGCTGGTCCGGTTCCCGCGCGAACGCCTTGACGACGCGAATCCCGCTCATCATCTCCTGCACGCGCGCCGAGAGCGCGCTGAACTGCGCCTGCACCGCGTCGAAACGCCGGTGCACCTCGCGGCCGAGCAGGAAGAACACGAGCGTCGCGAAGGGGAGAATCGCCAGCATCAGCAGCGTGAGCCGCACGCTGATCGTCAGCATGAACGCCACGGAGGCCGCCAGCATCACCGTGGTGTGCACGGAGCGCATGAGGCCCACGCCGGCGACGCGCTGCACCGCCCGGAGGTCGTTCACGGCCCGCGCCATGAGATCTCCGGTCGGGATCCGCTCGAAGAAGGCCAGCGGCATGCGCTGCAGGTGCGCGAAATACTCCCGCCGGAGCTCCGTTTCCACCCGGTACGCGGCCGCCAGAATCGACCACCGCATCACGTAGCTCGCGACGGCTTCGCCGGCCGCGAGCGCGACGAGCGCGGCCGCGTAGCCGGCCAGCGGGCCGGCCGCCATGTGCCGGCGGATTCCGTCGACGGCGAACTTGAGCACCCACGGCGACAGCTGCGCCATGGCGATCGAGACCA
This bacterium DNA region includes the following protein-coding sequences:
- a CDS encoding TIGR03619 family F420-dependent LLM class oxidoreductase → MDVGVTLPTQGPLATPDAVATIARQAEALGFGSLWVTDHIAMPLRSGSKYPYSADGSLPWDPAIPYLDALTVLAWVAALTRSVRLGTSVLVLPMRHPLPVAKAVATLDVLSGGRAVLAVGAGWFEEEFVLLGQAFHDRGRRLVDAVRLLRACWGPDPVRYRGEFYDLPAFAMAPKPPQGSRLPVLAGGEGDAALRRVAAVCDGWQPLGLAPDAYRERAEKLLAYAARHQRAPADLWLTARVGRGTPVTRELCDRYAAAGARTLILDPPYRTLTLDAARAFLDDLARTVGARPAPA
- a CDS encoding DinB family protein codes for the protein MGKQARSAHPAPPIDALRSALKSQYHATLAMLRAAIRRCPDDLWIGRDGHANPIWRIAYHTLYYTHLYLQPSNWTFRPWEHHQRGIQRMDAPLRTRRPYTKAEVMAYWRICDSTVDDAVDALDLNDPHSGFSWYKVPKMEHQIINIRHIQYHQAQLADRLRAATGAGVGWADARRSAGARSRGARGLRISRGT
- a CDS encoding ABC transporter ATP-binding protein, giving the protein MSAVFDEDPILGRAYDARLVRRLLGYVRPYAATVGLAIALLLLASLADLAGPSLYRVGIDRYIAPPSGGGRTGADMRGLGGLAAVYLAVLTAGFGARWAQSYLMQAVGQRVMADLRAQMVTHLQGLSMSFFSRTPVGRLVTRVTNDVDALNELITSGAVAIFGDIFTMIGILAVMLWMDWRLALAVFAVLPIVYVTTERFRLRSREAYRAVRTRLARINAYLNEQITGMTVTQLFTQEPRRLRAFDDLNAAHLEASLTATRNFSQFYPAIQFLGALGVALLLWYGGGQIARGVATLGVLVAAIQYAERFFDPLRDLADKFNIFQAAMASSERIFRVLDEPVTIEDAAEPAPLAPVRGAIEFRDVWFAYGENGAAPAPPAPRQAGRETPREAPRKTAWALRGVSFAIRPGERVALVGHTGAGKTSVINLLGRFYDPQRGQVLVDGMDVRRLRQRDLRRHVGLVLQDVFLFSGTIADNIRLGDPAISDADVQRAAEQTGAARFIEALPRGYATELHERGAGLSSGQKQLIAFARALAAQPEILLILDEATSSVDAETEALIQRAMTAALRGRTAIVIAHRLSTVRYVDRILVLHKGRIVEEGTHDALLARGGIYATLYRLQFADLD
- a CDS encoding ABC transporter ATP-binding protein — protein: MRSRRFWAYIRRHRRAYAVGYAGGLVSIAMAQLSPWVLKFAVDGIRRHMAAGPLAGYAAALVALAAGEAVASYVMRWSILAAAYRVETELRREYFAHLQRMPLAFFERIPTGDLMARAVNDLRAVQRVAGVGLMRSVHTTVMLAASVAFMLTISVRLTLLMLAILPFATLVFFLLGREVHRRFDAVQAQFSALSARVQEMMSGIRVVKAFAREPDQLARFQAASNDVVRANLSLARAQGALWPSIGLILGVASVVLLWQGGGAVIRGTLTLGQMVQFSYYLARLSFPMIALGWVTNLWQQGRASMARLDAIFAEAPGIDDPASPLVIGDIRGEITFRRTSVVREGTAALRDVDLVIPAGRTVAIVGPTGAGKTTLVSLIPRILDPTEGQVLLDGHDVRHLPLAALRAAVAVVPQEPFLFSDTLYENIAFGAAAAADRTQVLHAGVVSQIAVDAADFPLGYETMVGERGVTLSGGQRQRATLARAVVRDPRVLILDDALSSVDTQTEQAILRHLREVMTTRTSIVIAHRISTIRGADRIVVLDAGRVVDQGTHQELVARGGLYADLYERELLREALEAADPDETGPGDAAAKAAGTTTAPRADGSRGPDA